The following nucleotide sequence is from Agromyces sp. SYSU T00194.
CGGCGGCAGCGCCGACGCGGTGAACCGGCCGAGCGCGCTCGACGTGGCGGGCGCGCTCGTCTGCAGCCGGTCGAGTCCGGCCTCCAGGCGCCGATGGTCGTCGACCGTGGGGGTCTCACGCGGCATTGCGGCGGATCTCCCTGCGGAGGTGGTCGGTGATCTCGGCCGCGATCGCGCCGACCTCGGGCGACTCGATGCGCCGTCCCTCGGTGCGCCCGATGCGCCACTCGCGCTCGACGCGGCCCGGTCGGCTGCCGAGCAGCACGACCCGCTGGCCGAGCCGCGCCGCCTCGCGCACGTTGTGCGTGACGAAGACGATCGTGCGCCCGGTGGCGCGCCAGACCCGCTCGAGCTCGTCGTGCAGCACGTCTCGGGTGATCGCGTCGAGCGCCGCGAACGGCTCGTCCATGAGCAGCACGGGGCGGTCCTGCGCGAGCGCGCGGGCGAGCGCGACGCGCTGTCGCATGCCGCCCGACAGCTCGTGCGGCCGACGGTCGGCGGCGTCGGCGAGGTGCACCACGTCGAGCAGGTCGAGCGCGCGCCGGCGTCGCTCGGCACGGGCGACGCCACGCAGCTTCAGCGCGAGCTCCACGTTGCGGCGCGCGCTCAGCCACGGCAGCAGCGCGGACTCCTGGAACATCGCCGCCGCGCCGCCCGCAGGGGTCGAGACGGTGCCGACGGACGGAGCGTCGAGGCCCGCCAGCAGTCCGAGCAGGGTCGACTTGCCGCATCCGGATGCCCCCAGCAGGCAGACGAACTCGCCCTGCGCGACCTCGAGCGAGACGTCGTCGAGCACCAGCGGGCCGCGCCCGTAGCGCTGCGAGACGTGCTCGACGCGGATCGCGACCGGAGCCGGGCCGGCCTGCCGTGCGGGCGCGCCCTCGTCGAAGCTCGGCGTCAGCCGCACGGCCGCCGCGCCGCCGGGCGGCGACTGGGCCTGCGTCTCGGGGGTGCCCACGGTCAGTCCCGCACGGTGCCCGCGGCGAGGGTCGCGCCGTCGGCCGGGTGGATGACGAGGAACGACCCGCCGGCGCGGTGCCGGGAGTACGGCTCGACCGGCAGCGGCGCCGCGAGCACCAGCCGGGCGCGGCCGATGTCGTTCTGGGCCAGCGCCTCGGCCGGCTCGTGGGCCAGGGTCTCGAGGTCGCGTCGGGAGCGGACCTCGGCGACGATCGCCTGCACCGTCGTGGTGCCGTGCTTGACGAGCACCCGTGCTCCGGTCGCGAGCGTGCGCGGGTCGAGCTGGAACAGGTCGGCGTCGAGCTCGCGGCGCGGTTCGGGCAGGGTGCCGGCCACCGCGAGCAGCGTGCCGCGGGCGAGGTCGACGTCGTCGGCCAGGCGCAGCGCCACCGACTGCGGCGCGGTTGCCGCGCCGACGGGCGCACCCGCCGACTCGATGCCGGTGACGGTCGTCTCGATGCCCGACGGGAAGACCGCGACCCGGTCGCCGACGCGCACGGTGCCCGACGCGATGCGTCCGGCCGCCGCCCGGTAGTCGCGGTAGCGCTCGGCGGTCTCCGGGTCGTCGGCGAGGTCGGGCGCGAGCCCGCCCTGCGGGCGCAGCACGAGCTGCACGGGCAGGCGGAACGGCTCGGCCTCGGCCGCGAGCTCCTCGCGCGGCGGCAGCGACTCGAGCAGTTCGAGCAGCGCCGGGCCGTCGTACCACGGCGTGCGAGCCGAGCGCTCGACCACGTTGTCGCCCTCGAGCGCCGACACCGGCAGTACGTCGACGGCGGCGACGCCGAGCTCGGCCGCGACCCCCCGCACGTCGTCGGCGACGCGGGTGAACGCGCCCTCGTCGTAGCCGAGCAGGTCGATCTTGTTCACCGCGACGATCACGTGCGGCACGCGCAGCAGCGCCACGACCGCGAGGTGCCGCCGGGTCTGCTCGAGCACGCCCGAGCGTCCGTCGACGAGCACCACGACCGCGTCGGCCGTGGTCGCGCCCGTGACCATGTTGCGCGTGTACTGCACGTGGCCGGGGCAGTCGGCGAGGATGAAGCTGCGCTGCCCGGTCGAGAAGTACCGGTAGGCGACGTCGATCGTGATGCCCTGCTCGCGCTCCGCGCGCAGCCCGTCGGTGAGCAGCGCGAAGTCGAAGCCCGTGCCCTGGCCGAAGCCGCGCTCGCGCGAGGTGCGGGCGACCTGCGCGAACTGGTCGGCGAGGATCGCCTTCGAGTCGTGCAGCAGCCGCCCGACGAGGGTCGACTTGCCGTCGTCCACGCTGCCCGCGGTCGCGAAGCGGAAGAGCGTGGTCGTGCCGGCGCCCGGTGCGGCGGCCGCGGCGCTCGCCGGGGCATCCGTCGCGCTCGCGGGTGCGAGCACCGTCGTGGCATCCGTCATCAGAAGTACCCCTCCTTCTTGCGGTCCTCCATGGCCGCCTCCGAGAGGCGGTCGTCGGCGCGGGTCGCGCCGCGTTCGGTGATGGTCGACGCGGCCACCTCGCGCACGATGGCGGCGAGATCGGATGCATCCGACGCGACCGCGCCCGTGCAGCTCAGGTCGCCCACCGTGCGGTACCGCACCGTGCGGCGCTCGACCTGCTCGCCCGCACGGGGCGCCGACACGTCGCTCACCGCGAGCCACATGCCGTCGCGCGCATAGACGTCGCGCTCGTGCGCGAAGTACAGCGGCGGCAGCGCGATGCGCTCGCGCTCGATGTAGCGCCAGACGTCGAGCTCGGTCCAGTTCGAGATGGGGAACGCGCGCACGTGCTGGCCCACCGTGTGGCGCCCGTTGTAGAGGCTCCAGAGCTCGGGGCGCTGGTTGCGCGGGTCCCATTGGCCGAACTCGTCGCGCAGCGAGATGATGCGCTCCTTGGCCCTCGCCTTGTCCTCGTCGCGCCGGGCACCGCCGAAGACCGCATCGTGGCGGCCCGCGGCGATCGCGTCGAGCAGTGGCAGCGTCTGCAACGGGTTGCGGGTGCCGCCGGCGCGCTCCTGGAGGCGGCCGTCGTCGAGGTAGTCCTGCACGGATGCCACCTCGAGGCGGATGCCGTGCCGCGCGGCGGTCTCGTCGCGGAAGCGCAGCACCTCGGGGAAGTTGTGGCCGGTGTCGACGTGCAGCAGCGGGAACGGCACCCGTCCGGGCCGGAACGCCTTCGCCGCCAGGTGCAGCACGACGACCGAGTCCTTGCCTCCCGAGAACAGCAGCACGGGTCGCTCGAACTCCGAGACGACCTCGCGGATCACGTGGATCGCCTCGGCCTCGAGCGCGTCGAGGGTGTCGAGCGCGGGCGCCGCAGGCGGGGCGTCCGCTCGGGTCTCGGCATCGGCCGGCCGGGCGGTGAGCGTCTCGGTCATAGGTGCAACCCGCATTCCGTCTTGGCGAGGCCGGCCCAGCGGCCCGACCTCGGGTCGTCGCCCGCGGCGACGGGCTTCGTGCACGGCTCGCACCCGATCGACGGGTAGCCGTGCGACATGAGGAGGTTCACGGGCACCGCGTGCGCGCCCGCGTAGTCGAGCAGGTCGTCGAAGCTCCACGCCGCGACGGGGTTCACCTTCACGAGCCCGTTGCGCTCGTCGAACGTGACGAGCGGGGTCTGCGCGCGGGTCGGCGACTCATCGCGGCGCACGCCCGTGAACCACACCTCGTAGCCCGCGAGCGCCCGCTGCAGCGGTGCCACCTTGCGGCGCGCGCAGCACAGGCCCGGGTCGCGTGCGAACAGCTCGGCGCCGAACTCGGCGTCCTGCTCGGCGACGGTCTGCTCGGGGAGCACGTCGACGACCCGCACGTCGAGCTGCCGGGCGACCTCGTCGCGCGTGACGCGGGTCTCGGCGAAGTGGTAGCCGGTGTCGAGGAAGAGCACGTCGACGCCCGGCAGGTGCTCGGCGACCAGGTGCGGCAGTGCGGCGTCGGCCATCGAGCAGGCGACGGCCGCGGCATCCGTCGCGAAGTGCCGGGCGGCCCACGCGACGACCTCGGCGGGGGAGGCCTCGCGGTCGGTCAGGCTGCCGAGCGCGGCGTTCCCCGCCTCGGCGAGGGCGCGCAGGTCGTCGGGGGAGCGGCGGGCGGACGCCCCGGGCGCGAGGTCGGCCCAGGGGACATCCGCTGCTCGCGCCGGGGCGGTGGCGGATGCCGCGGGCGCGACGCCGGGCTCACGGGCATCCGTCGCCGTGCCGCCCAGGTTGCGCGCGCTCATCGCAGCGACTCCTGGTCGGCCCGGTGCGCCCACTGGGCGAACGTCTCGTCGGCTGCCGCGTCGCGCTCGTCGAGGAACCGCGTGACGACCCGCTCGACGTAGTCGGCGATGCCGTCGGCGGCGACCTTGAGGCCGCGCACGGTGCGGCCGAGTCCGGCCTCGTCGCGATCGCGCGACGCCAGCCCGCCGCCGAGGTGCACCTGGTAGCCCGGCACCTGCTCGCCGTCGATGGTGACGAGCTGGCCCTTCAACCCGATGTCCGCCGTCTGGATGCGCGCGCAGGAGTTGGGGCAGCCGTTCACGTGCAGGCTGATCGGGTGCGGCAGGTCGAACGCGTCGAGCCGCTCCTCGAGCGCGAGCACGGCCGCGGTCGCGTTGCCCTTGGTCTCGACGATCGCGAGCTTGCAGTACTCGATGCCGGTGCAGGCGATGGTACCGCGGCGGATCAGGCTCGGCCGGGCCTGCAGCCCGAGCGCGTCGAGGCCGGCGATGAGCGACTCGACCCGCTCCTCGGGGATGTCGAGGATCACGACCTTCTGGTGCGGCGTGGTGCGCAGGCGGCTCGACCCGTGCGCCTCGACGAGTTCGGCGAGCGCGGTGAGGGTCTCACCCGAGATGCGCCCGACGATCGGGGTCGCGCCGACGTAGTACCGGCCGTCGCGCTGGCGGTGCACGCCGACGTGGTCGCCGGTCGTCGACGGGGTCGGCGCGGCCGGCCCGTCGGGCAGCGGGGCGCCGAGGTACTCGGTCTCGAGCACCTCGCGGAACCTCGCCGCACCCCAGTCGGCGAGCAGGAACTTCAGCCGCGCCTTGTTGCGCAGGCGCCGGTAGCCGTAGTCGCGGAAGATCTGCGCGACCCCGTGCCACGCATCGGCGACCTGCGCGGGCGCGACGAAGACGCCGAGTCGCTCCGCGAGCCGGGGCGCGGTCGAGAGACCGCCGCCCACCCAGAGGTCGTACCCGATGCCCAGCTCGGGGTGCTCGACCGCGACGAACGCGACGTCGTTGATCTCGTGCACGATGTCCTGGCTCGGGTGGCCCGTGATGGCCGACTTGAACTTGCGCGGCAGGTTCGCGAGCGACTCGTCGCCGATGAAGCGGCTCGTGATCTCGTCGATCTGCGGGGTCGGGTCGATCAGCTCGTCGGCGGCGATGCCCGCGACCGGAGAGCCGAGCACGACACGCGGCACGTCGCCGCACGCCTCCGTGGTGCCGAGGCCCACCGCCTCGAGGCGCCGCCAGATCTCGGGCACGTCCTCCACGCGGATCCAGTGCAGCTGCACGTTCTGCCGGTCGGTGAGGTCGGCGCTGCCCCGCGCGAACTCGGTCGAGATGCCGCCGATGACCCGCAGCTGCTCCGTCGTCAGCTGCCCGCCGTCGATGCGGACCCGCAGCATGAAGTACTCGTCCTCGAGCTCGTGCGGCTCGAGCGTCGCCGTCTTGCCGCCGTCGATGCCGGGCTTGCGCTGCGTGTACAGCCCCCACCAGCGGAAGCGGCCGTGCAGGTCGGTCGGGTCGATCGACGCGAAGCCGCCCTGCGCGTAGGTCGTCTCGATGCGCTCGCGCACGGCGAGGCCCCCGTCGACCTGCTTCCACTCCTCGTTGGCGTTCAGCGGCGCGGTGCCGTCGACCTTCCACTGCCCGTGCGGGCGCGATGCCGGGCGCGGCGGGCGGGCCGGTCGATCACCCGCCGGCGTCCGGTCGCCGGGCGCGGGACGCGCCTCGCGCGGCGTGCGCCCCGCGGCATCCGTCGTCTCGATCGTCACGTTCACCCCTCCTGCCTGCGACCCCCGTCCGGGGGTGCGGTCCCGACGGTACGTAAGGTCGAGCGGATGCCGGTAGGGCGCCGTGTCACGCCGGGTCATGCGGGGTCACGCAACGCGTAACACACACGTCGCGGAGCGCGTCACGCGAGGGCGGCGGCGCCCGCGGCGTAGCGATCGAGCACGATCGCGACGAGCTCCGGCGGCGCGGGTTCGTCGTGGCGCAGCAGCGGCGCGGCCATGACGTCGGGCCCGCCGGCGGCGGCGAGGTCCTGGAAGTACCCGGGTGCGAGCAGGTAGCTCGCGACGGCGACCCGGCCCCCGGGGCGGGCCGCGTCGCGCGCCGCCCGCACCGCGTCGTCCAGCCGCGGCTCCGCCGCCGACAGGAACCCGATCGACACCGGGTGCGGTTCCAGACCCGTCGACTTCCTGCGCTTCCGCACGCGGAAGCGCAGTCTCCTGACGGGTCTCGGGGGTTCGGGCGCGGGAGCGGGGGAGGCCTGGGCGAGGCGGGCGGACATCACGCGGCACGCGTCGACCGCGCGGGCGTCGCTCGAGCCGGCGGCGGCGAGCACGACCGCGTCGTCGCCGCGGGCGCCCGCGGCCGCCAGGCGCCGTCGCAGCACGGGAACGAGCCGGTCGTCGGGCCCGAGCGCGTCGGCGACGGCGACGGGGCGGCCGTCGGCCCGGGACTCGGCGGCGGCCTCCGCGAGGTCGACGTGCACGTGGTACCCGGCCGAGAGCAGCAGTGGCACGAGCACGGCGGATGCACCGTCGGGCAGCGTCGCGAGCGCCGACGGCACGTCGGGCTGCTCGACGTCGACGTGGCAGAGACGCGCCTCAGGGGCATCCGCTCCCCATCGTTCGCGGGATGCCGCGACGACCGCGTCGAACAGCGCCCGCACCGCGGCGCGCCCCTCGGGCGACGACGTGCCGTGCGACACGGCGACGAGCGCGGGCGGACGTGGACTCACGCGCCCATGCTCGCACCACCGCCCGCGCCGCGGTCCAGATGTCTCGCCGCGTGACGCGCCCGCACCGCGCCGCCCCGACCGACCGAGTACGCAATGCGCGGAAACGCACGCGCGGTTTCCGCACGTTGCGTACTCGGTCGTGCGGCACGGGCGCCACCGAGTACGCGAAGTGCGGGTATAGGGGCGGGATTTCCGCAGTTCGCGTACTCGGAGCGTCCGCTCAGTCGTCGGAACGCAGGTCGACCGCCGCCGCGCCGAGCTCCACGCACTCGGCGAGGTCGCCCTCGAAGAACCAGATCGCGTATTCGTCGGCAGGACGGACCACGCGCGAGGCGCCGCTCGTCTCGACGCGCACGGCGACGGGGTTCCACCCCTGCGATCCGCACTCGACCATCTCGGCGCCGCCGTCGTAGCTCACGAGGGCGGTGAAGACCTGCGAGGTGCCGGCGGGAACGACGAGCCCGCCGAGGATCTCGAAGTGCGCGTCGAAGGCGTCGGGGGCCCGCGAGGACTGCTCCGGCCCGTTCGGGGAGACGTGCTCGACCCGCAGGCCGAGCACGTTGCCGCTCCCCATTCCGCTGAGCGAGATCTCGCGCACGGTCACGTCGGTCCAGCCGCCGTTGACCACGTGCACGCGCAACTCGCAGGTCATGCCCGGCGTGAGCTCGGCCATCGGCTGGAGGAACTCCGAGTTCCACGGGTCGGACGTCAGGTGCACCGCGCTGCCCTCGCAGCGCAGCGGCTCGGCGTCGGTGACGACCCGCACCCCGGCGAGGGCGCTCGCGCCGAGGCCGGCCCAGATCGCCCATGCCGCGAGTGCGGCGACGGCCAGGGTGCCGATGATCACGCCGGCGATGGTGCGGCCGCGGCCGCTGCCAGTGCCAGGGGCGGTGCGACCGCCGGGGCCGCCGCGACTGTCGCGTGGGGCGTCCGGCTCATCGCCCGATTCGGCGTCGCGCCCGGCCGGTTGCGCGCCCGCTTCGGGGGCGCCGATCATGGTCATGCGGTCATCATGGCAGTGCGGCGAACGCTCGACGGGCATTGCGCACAACGCGCGGGCGTGTACGCTGGATAACGCTTTCCCAACGGCGCGGACACGCGCGGATCGACACGAACCGAGGAGCCCGATGCCCGACCTCCGCATCGACCAGGCCGACGACCGCCTCACCATCGCCGACGGCGACGTCAACCTCGCCGAGTACGTCTTCCGCCCCGCGCACCCCACCTACGAGTCGCCCCGCCCGTACCTCAGCCCGATCCGCACCCGCGCCGGTCGCACGGTCTCGCTCTACCGCCCGCACGACCACGTCTGGCACAAGGGCATCGCATGGTCACTCCCGGTCGTCGGCGACGAGAACTTCTGGGGCGGCCCGACGTTCGTGCGCGGCGAGGGGTACGTGCAGCTGCCCAACAACGGCAGCCAGCTGCACCGGGGCTTCGAGCGAACGGATGCCTCCGGCGCCGGCCCGCGCGTCGTCGAGCGCCTGAGCTGGGTGACCGAGGCCGGCGAGGCGATCTTCGACGAGGAGCGCACGCTCGCGGCATCCGTCATCGCCGACGACGCCTGGCTCCTCGGCTTCGCGACCCGCATGACCAACCGCGCCGACCGGTCGATCCCGATCGGCTCGCCCACGACCCGCGGGCGCGAGAACGCCGGCTACGGCGGGCTCTTCTGGCGCGGGCCGCGCTCGTTCACCGGCGGCGACGTGCTCGCGCCCGGCGTGGTCGGCGGCGACGAGCTGCGCGGCACGCGCGCGCCGTGGATGGGGTTCTCCGGCCGCCACGACGAGGTCGACGGCGCCTCGACCGTGGTCATGGTCGACGACCCGGCGAACCTGCAGCATCCGCCGCAGTGGTTCGCGCGGAGCGCGGAGTTCGCCTGCCTGTGCCCGGCGCCCTTCTTCAGCGAGGAGCACGAGATCGCTCCGGGCGCGGCGATGTCGCTCCGCTACGGGGTCGTGATCGCCGACAGCGCGTCCGATCCCGAGCGGGCGGCGTCGCTCGCCGCAGCGGCGGGCGCACGGCTCGACGACCTGCTGGGGGAGCGATGACGACGGATGCTCCCGCGGGGGGCGACGCCCGCCCCCGCCCCGACTTCCCCGGCGGCACGTCGGTCTCCGAGCTCGACGTGTACGACGGGGTCGCGCCCGACGGGCTCGCGGGCGGCACGCCGCACCTGCACGCCGTCTCCACCGAGGCGTACGTCGTCGTCGCGGGCGAGGGTGCCGTGCAGACGATCGACGCGTCCGGCTTCCGCGAGACGATGCTCGCGCCCGGTTCCGTCGTCTGGTTCTCGCCGGGCGTGATCCACCGAGCGATCAATCGCGGGGGGCTGTCGGTTCGCGTGATCATGCAGAACGCGGGCCTGCCGGAGGCGGGCGACGCCGTGATGACCTTCCCCGACGAGGTGCTCGCCGACCCGTCCCGCTACGCCGAGGTCGCGGCGCTTCCGGGAGCGGATGCCCCCGAGGCCGACCGGATCGCCGCCGCGATGCGCCGCCGGGACCTCGCCGTCGCCGGATTCGCCGCGTTGCGCAGGACCGACGGCGGGGTCGACGCCGACGCACTCGCGCGCCTGTACGAACGGGCGGGTGAGCTGGTCGCACCGCGCGTGCCGGCCTGGCGGGCGCTCTGGGAGGCATCCGTCGCCCGCATCGCCGCGGCCAGCGAGGCGCAGTTCGACGCCCTCGCGGTCGGGTACGCCGACCATCTCGCCGACGGCCGCGTCGCGACCGTGCCGACGACGCCCGCGTTCGGCATGTGCGGCCGGCTCCGCCGCTTCGAGCCCGCCGAACTCGTCGACCTGACCGACCTCGAAGGGAACCACGCATGACCACGCTGCTCCGCGCCGCCATCGTCGGCACCGGCGCCATCGCCCACGCCCACGCGGAGGCGCTCCGCGCGCTCGGCGTGCCCATCGTCGGCGTCGCCGACCACGTGCGCGAGGCGGCCGACGCGTTCGCCGAGCGGTTCGGCGCCGAGGCCGTGTACGACGACCTGGCCGCCATGCTCGCCGGTGCGCGGCCCGACGTGCTGCACGTCTGCACCCCGCCCGGCGTGCATGCCGAGCAGGCGATCGCCGCGCTCGACGCGGGCGTGCACGTGGTGTGCGAGAAGCCGGCAGCGCTCTCGCTCGCGCAGCTCGACGAGATGACCGCCGCCGCCGACCGCAACGACCGGCGCCTCGTCGTGGTCTTCCAGCAGCGCACGGGCACGGCCGCCGCCCACGTGCAGTCGTTGCTCGCCTCGGGCGTGTTCGGCCGCCCGCTCGTCGCGACCTGCCAGACGCTCTGGTACCGCGACCCCGCGTACTTCGCCGTGCCGTGGCGCGGGAAGTGGGCGACCGAGGGCGGCGGTCCGACGCTCGGGCACGGCATCCACCAGATCGACCTGCTCG
It contains:
- a CDS encoding ABC transporter ATP-binding protein, translated to MRVEHVSQRYGRGPLVLDDVSLEVAQGEFVCLLGASGCGKSTLLGLLAGLDAPSVGTVSTPAGGAAAMFQESALLPWLSARRNVELALKLRGVARAERRRRALDLLDVVHLADAADRRPHELSGGMRQRVALARALAQDRPVLLMDEPFAALDAITRDVLHDELERVWRATGRTIVFVTHNVREAARLGQRVVLLGSRPGRVEREWRIGRTEGRRIESPEVGAIAAEITDHLRREIRRNAA
- a CDS encoding sulfate adenylyltransferase subunit 1 gives rise to the protein MTDATTVLAPASATDAPASAAAAAPGAGTTTLFRFATAGSVDDGKSTLVGRLLHDSKAILADQFAQVARTSRERGFGQGTGFDFALLTDGLRAEREQGITIDVAYRYFSTGQRSFILADCPGHVQYTRNMVTGATTADAVVVLVDGRSGVLEQTRRHLAVVALLRVPHVIVAVNKIDLLGYDEGAFTRVADDVRGVAAELGVAAVDVLPVSALEGDNVVERSARTPWYDGPALLELLESLPPREELAAEAEPFRLPVQLVLRPQGGLAPDLADDPETAERYRDYRAAAGRIASGTVRVGDRVAVFPSGIETTVTGIESAGAPVGAATAPQSVALRLADDVDLARGTLLAVAGTLPEPRRELDADLFQLDPRTLATGARVLVKHGTTTVQAIVAEVRSRRDLETLAHEPAEALAQNDIGRARLVLAAPLPVEPYSRHRAGGSFLVIHPADGATLAAGTVRD
- the cysD gene encoding sulfate adenylyltransferase subunit CysD, with amino-acid sequence MTETLTARPADAETRADAPPAAPALDTLDALEAEAIHVIREVVSEFERPVLLFSGGKDSVVVLHLAAKAFRPGRVPFPLLHVDTGHNFPEVLRFRDETAARHGIRLEVASVQDYLDDGRLQERAGGTRNPLQTLPLLDAIAAGRHDAVFGGARRDEDKARAKERIISLRDEFGQWDPRNQRPELWSLYNGRHTVGQHVRAFPISNWTELDVWRYIERERIALPPLYFAHERDVYARDGMWLAVSDVSAPRAGEQVERRTVRYRTVGDLSCTGAVASDASDLAAIVREVAASTITERGATRADDRLSEAAMEDRKKEGYF
- a CDS encoding phosphoadenylyl-sulfate reductase, producing MSARNLGGTATDAREPGVAPAASATAPARAADVPWADLAPGASARRSPDDLRALAEAGNAALGSLTDREASPAEVVAWAARHFATDAAAVACSMADAALPHLVAEHLPGVDVLFLDTGYHFAETRVTRDEVARQLDVRVVDVLPEQTVAEQDAEFGAELFARDPGLCCARRKVAPLQRALAGYEVWFTGVRRDESPTRAQTPLVTFDERNGLVKVNPVAAWSFDDLLDYAGAHAVPVNLLMSHGYPSIGCEPCTKPVAAGDDPRSGRWAGLAKTECGLHL
- a CDS encoding nitrite/sulfite reductase, whose amino-acid sequence is MTIETTDAAGRTPREARPAPGDRTPAGDRPARPPRPASRPHGQWKVDGTAPLNANEEWKQVDGGLAVRERIETTYAQGGFASIDPTDLHGRFRWWGLYTQRKPGIDGGKTATLEPHELEDEYFMLRVRIDGGQLTTEQLRVIGGISTEFARGSADLTDRQNVQLHWIRVEDVPEIWRRLEAVGLGTTEACGDVPRVVLGSPVAGIAADELIDPTPQIDEITSRFIGDESLANLPRKFKSAITGHPSQDIVHEINDVAFVAVEHPELGIGYDLWVGGGLSTAPRLAERLGVFVAPAQVADAWHGVAQIFRDYGYRRLRNKARLKFLLADWGAARFREVLETEYLGAPLPDGPAAPTPSTTGDHVGVHRQRDGRYYVGATPIVGRISGETLTALAELVEAHGSSRLRTTPHQKVVILDIPEERVESLIAGLDALGLQARPSLIRRGTIACTGIEYCKLAIVETKGNATAAVLALEERLDAFDLPHPISLHVNGCPNSCARIQTADIGLKGQLVTIDGEQVPGYQVHLGGGLASRDRDEAGLGRTVRGLKVAADGIADYVERVVTRFLDERDAAADETFAQWAHRADQESLR
- a CDS encoding sirohydrochlorin chelatase — its product is MSPRPPALVAVSHGTSSPEGRAAVRALFDAVVAASRERWGADAPEARLCHVDVEQPDVPSALATLPDGASAVLVPLLLSAGYHVHVDLAEAAAESRADGRPVAVADALGPDDRLVPVLRRRLAAAGARGDDAVVLAAAGSSDARAVDACRVMSARLAQASPAPAPEPPRPVRRLRFRVRKRRKSTGLEPHPVSIGFLSAAEPRLDDAVRAARDAARPGGRVAVASYLLAPGYFQDLAAAGGPDVMAAPLLRHDEPAPPELVAIVLDRYAAGAAALA
- a CDS encoding PmoA family protein: MPDLRIDQADDRLTIADGDVNLAEYVFRPAHPTYESPRPYLSPIRTRAGRTVSLYRPHDHVWHKGIAWSLPVVGDENFWGGPTFVRGEGYVQLPNNGSQLHRGFERTDASGAGPRVVERLSWVTEAGEAIFDEERTLAASVIADDAWLLGFATRMTNRADRSIPIGSPTTRGRENAGYGGLFWRGPRSFTGGDVLAPGVVGGDELRGTRAPWMGFSGRHDEVDGASTVVMVDDPANLQHPPQWFARSAEFACLCPAPFFSEEHEIAPGAAMSLRYGVVIADSASDPERAASLAAAAGARLDDLLGER
- a CDS encoding cupin domain-containing protein, whose amino-acid sequence is MTTDAPAGGDARPRPDFPGGTSVSELDVYDGVAPDGLAGGTPHLHAVSTEAYVVVAGEGAVQTIDASGFRETMLAPGSVVWFSPGVIHRAINRGGLSVRVIMQNAGLPEAGDAVMTFPDEVLADPSRYAEVAALPGADAPEADRIAAAMRRRDLAVAGFAALRRTDGGVDADALARLYERAGELVAPRVPAWRALWEASVARIAAASEAQFDALAVGYADHLADGRVATVPTTPAFGMCGRLRRFEPAELVDLTDLEGNHA
- a CDS encoding Gfo/Idh/MocA family protein, which gives rise to MTTLLRAAIVGTGAIAHAHAEALRALGVPIVGVADHVREAADAFAERFGAEAVYDDLAAMLAGARPDVLHVCTPPGVHAEQAIAALDAGVHVVCEKPAALSLAQLDEMTAAADRNDRRLVVVFQQRTGTAAAHVQSLLASGVFGRPLVATCQTLWYRDPAYFAVPWRGKWATEGGGPTLGHGIHQIDLLAWLLGDWTSVRGDLWRLDRETQTEDVSTATIGFANGAVAQVITSAVSPRETSSIRIDTERATITVDHLYGHGHEHWRITPAPGVDEAEVAAWALPDLEEASDHLPFLRDAYASFAPGAAPAATLAAPARSFELVTAIYSSAAHDGARVTPATLREDAARLASLESHVTERRPGP